The Deltaproteobacteria bacterium genome includes a window with the following:
- a CDS encoding DUF3696 domain-containing protein yields MITRLDLHHFKCFENLKLPMGALTILSGANASGKSTVLQALVLLHQTMSEHEWSNHLLLNGKSLQLGTVTDVVDQIHGRDSFELGICDKTINVHWCFKAKERRDMSLVMQSVAIDENIDNQLDKVHYLFPHDKNEISQSLANRIRNLTYLTAERVGPREIYPLFDPNVTHIVGPRGENTAGVLHGCRDYKVAASLILPNETKPQLQAQVETRMRMFFPGCRLDIQPIIGANAVSLGLRTSDDTEFHRPINIGFGLTQILPIVVAALSSQPEDILLIENPEVHLHPAGQALMGQFLAEMAQAGLQVIVETHSDHILNGVRRYVKTGKLKPEQVMIHFFRMRNENKSQVESPILDSQGNINFWPEGFFDQFDKDINYFADWGENNGASI; encoded by the coding sequence GTGATCACACGTCTTGATTTGCATCATTTTAAATGTTTTGAAAATCTTAAACTACCGATGGGGGCTTTAACCATATTATCAGGTGCTAATGCCTCTGGTAAATCAACAGTATTGCAAGCTTTAGTTCTTTTGCACCAAACGATGAGCGAGCATGAGTGGTCAAATCATTTATTACTAAATGGTAAATCATTACAATTAGGTACTGTAACTGATGTTGTTGATCAAATACATGGTCGCGACAGTTTTGAGCTTGGCATATGTGATAAGACAATTAATGTTCATTGGTGTTTTAAAGCTAAAGAACGCCGCGATATGTCTTTGGTTATGCAAAGTGTCGCTATTGATGAAAATATTGATAACCAACTCGACAAAGTACATTATTTATTTCCTCATGATAAAAATGAAATTTCGCAATCGTTAGCCAATAGAATACGCAATTTAACTTATTTAACAGCAGAGCGTGTTGGGCCGCGCGAGATTTATCCGCTTTTTGATCCAAATGTTACTCATATCGTTGGACCTAGAGGTGAAAATACTGCAGGAGTTTTACACGGGTGTCGTGATTATAAAGTTGCTGCTAGTTTAATTTTGCCTAACGAGACTAAACCGCAACTACAAGCACAAGTTGAAACTAGAATGCGCATGTTTTTTCCTGGTTGTCGTTTAGATATTCAACCAATTATCGGCGCCAATGCAGTTAGCTTAGGTTTACGAACTAGCGATGATACTGAATTTCATCGCCCGATTAATATTGGTTTTGGTCTAACTCAAATTTTGCCTATTGTAGTAGCAGCATTATCATCACAGCCTGAAGATATTTTATTAATTGAAAACCCCGAGGTACATTTACATCCAGCCGGTCAAGCTCTCATGGGTCAATTTCTTGCTGAAATGGCACAAGCTGGTCTGCAAGTAATTGTTGAAACACATAGTGATCATATACTTAATGGCGTTAGACGTTATGTGAAAACTGGCAAATTAAAACCAGAACAAGTTATGATTCATTTTTTTCGTATGCGTAATGAAAATAAATCTCAAGTTGAAAGCCCAATACTTGACAGCCAAGGTAATATTAATTTTTGGCCTGAAGGTTTTTTTGATCAATTTGATAAAGATATAAATTATTTCGCTGATTGGGGAGAGAATAATGGAGCTTCTATTTAA
- a CDS encoding DUF262 domain-containing protein, translating to MTELLNDSLDNKNDEAIEGLDTQQDENGWDYPIDTLLIRTEVRTVFDVIRRIRDKVYILDPDFQRDFIWDKKTQSKLIESVLMRIPLPVFYLAEDDQGHIIVVDGLQRLSTFRYFLDNNLQLNLNDNKDLNGKYFKDLPPKLKNRIEDCNLTIYLIDSKVPERARLDIFDRVNSGKPLTRQQMRNSLYNGKATRFLKEEANTELFKKATGGSLNTQKMNDREFVNRFCSFYLLDLEQYKNGMDDWLALGLKKMNKLDDSELVNLSQKFRQTLENNLLLFNEQAFRKHKPDQKNRGIINASLWDVMTVGLADYASEQVKDNSVKIKEGFYALLDDKDFIESITYGPSSTKCVRHRFNVIQELMKGVLGDHTS from the coding sequence ATGACCGAATTATTAAATGATTCACTTGATAATAAAAATGATGAAGCCATTGAAGGTTTAGATACTCAACAAGATGAAAATGGTTGGGATTATCCCATTGATACTTTGCTTATTCGTACTGAAGTACGAACTGTTTTTGATGTTATACGGCGTATACGTGACAAAGTTTATATATTAGACCCAGATTTTCAACGTGATTTTATCTGGGATAAAAAAACGCAAAGCAAACTAATTGAATCAGTTTTAATGCGCATACCGTTGCCAGTTTTTTATCTGGCCGAAGATGACCAAGGCCATATTATTGTAGTTGATGGCTTGCAACGCCTATCAACCTTTCGTTATTTTTTAGATAACAATCTTCAATTAAATCTTAATGACAATAAGGATTTAAACGGCAAATATTTTAAAGATTTACCGCCAAAATTAAAAAATCGTATTGAAGACTGTAATCTCACAATATATTTAATTGACTCTAAAGTACCCGAACGTGCTCGCCTTGATATTTTTGATCGAGTTAATAGTGGTAAGCCGTTAACACGGCAACAAATGCGCAATAGTTTATATAATGGCAAGGCTACACGATTTTTAAAAGAAGAAGCCAATACAGAACTTTTTAAAAAGGCAACCGGCGGTAGTTTGAATACCCAAAAAATGAATGATCGAGAGTTTGTCAATCGTTTTTGTTCATTTTATTTGCTAGATCTTGAGCAGTATAAAAATGGTATGGATGATTGGTTGGCGCTTGGTTTAAAAAAAATGAACAAGCTTGATGATAGCGAGTTGGTTAATTTATCTCAAAAATTTCGTCAAACTTTAGAGAACAATCTTTTGCTTTTCAATGAGCAGGCTTTTCGAAAACATAAACCAGATCAAAAAAATCGGGGTATAATTAATGCTTCGTTATGGGATGTAATGACTGTAGGTTTGGCTGATTATGCAAGCGAGCAAGTTAAAGATAATTCAGTAAAAATAAAAGAGGGTTTTTATGCATTATTAGACGATAAAGATTTTATTGAATCTATTACATATGGTCCTAGTAGTACTAAATGTGTACGCCATCGTTTTAACGTTATCCAAGAGTTAATGAAGGGGGTGCTTGGTGATCACACGTCTTGA
- a CDS encoding HEPN domain-containing protein — MSKSKPIIYETATLTKLSLETQQQLAVITQLFADCPLVQMLMLFGSYARGDFVNDLKTGYRSDFDLLVVTHTNKDAADHKVFNELENKAQEIAGSTIVSLIRHDIAELNYQIRAGQFFFVDIVRDGIVLYDSRQVKLAKPKATTPKEHFELIQRYFKTWFASATSLWTIAHYLPFSQRRLGAFLLHQAAERYFHTITLVFEGYKHKTHNLSILAGHAEKHHQLLQPALARSEAHDEHIFKLLKRAYVEARYVMSYDVTRDELEDMRARVCDLAKRARVACIEKLSSYFGADALDELPDISENIDLNDLPAPPEDKDDKEAFALWHQVVKRFIIDRINISREHALAEGKAEGKIEGKAEGIKEGEARGQARAIIDVLKRRNIAISDDIEKQILACHDADLLTKYWERAFVVNTVAELLADNT; from the coding sequence ATGAGCAAAAGCAAGCCAATTATTTATGAAACAGCTACGTTAACTAAGCTTAGCCTTGAGACTCAGCAGCAGCTTGCCGTTATTACCCAACTTTTTGCCGACTGTCCGCTCGTGCAAATGTTAATGCTATTTGGCAGCTATGCCCGCGGTGATTTTGTTAATGATTTAAAAACCGGCTATCGCTCTGATTTTGATTTGCTTGTAGTTACGCATACTAATAAAGACGCCGCTGACCACAAAGTTTTTAATGAGCTTGAAAATAAAGCACAAGAAATTGCTGGCTCTACTATAGTATCACTTATTCGCCATGACATTGCTGAACTAAATTACCAAATACGCGCCGGGCAGTTTTTTTTCGTTGATATCGTGCGTGATGGCATAGTGCTTTATGACTCACGTCAAGTAAAGCTAGCAAAACCTAAGGCGACTACCCCAAAAGAACATTTTGAATTAATACAACGCTATTTTAAAACTTGGTTTGCTAGCGCCACCTCGCTGTGGACGATTGCGCATTATCTACCATTTTCACAAAGGCGCCTGGGAGCGTTTTTGCTGCATCAAGCCGCCGAGCGTTATTTTCATACTATAACTTTGGTCTTTGAAGGCTATAAACACAAAACCCATAATTTAAGTATATTAGCTGGTCACGCCGAAAAACATCATCAGTTATTACAGCCTGCCTTAGCCCGCAGCGAAGCCCATGATGAACATATATTTAAGCTACTTAAACGAGCTTATGTCGAAGCTCGTTATGTGATGAGTTATGATGTAACCCGTGATGAACTTGAAGATATGCGTGCGCGGGTTTGTGATTTAGCTAAAAGAGCTCGCGTTGCCTGCATTGAAAAACTATCGTCTTATTTTGGTGCTGATGCTTTAGATGAACTGCCAGATATCAGCGAAAACATAGATTTAAACGACCTACCCGCGCCCCCTGAAGATAAAGACGACAAAGAAGCTTTTGCGCTGTGGCATCAAGTAGTAAAGCGATTTATAATCGATCGCATCAATATAAGCAGAGAACATGCTTTAGCTGAGGGTAAGGCTGAAGGTAAAATTGAAGGAAAAGCTGAGGGAATTAAAGAAGGCGAAGCTCGGGGCCAAGCGCGCGCTATTATCGATGTGCTTAAACGCCGTAATATTGCAATTAGTGACGATATTGAGAAACAAATTTTAGCCTGCCACGATGCTGACTTGTTAACCAAGTATTGGGAACGCGCGTTTGTGGTTAATACGGTTGCTGAATTATTAGCAGATAACACTTAA
- a CDS encoding UMP kinase, whose translation MVNPRFQRVLLKLSGEALQGDKGYGISPPVIDALATEISEVHALGVHVAIVIGGGNIFRGVAASAQGMDRAAADYMGMLATVINALALQDAMESKGVPTRVQTAIDMSELAEPYIRRRAIRHLEKGRAVILAAGTGNPYFTTDTAAALRAMELHADVLLKATKVDGIYDADPMVHPEAKRFDCLTYSEVLSRELQVMDGTAFTLCRDNNLPILVFKLAEHGNIRRAVLGEVVGSLVGELNKQPST comes from the coding sequence ATGGTAAATCCCAGGTTTCAGCGGGTCCTCCTTAAACTCTCGGGGGAAGCGCTACAGGGTGATAAGGGCTATGGTATCAGCCCGCCAGTTATTGATGCTTTAGCTACAGAAATCAGTGAAGTGCATGCCTTAGGAGTGCACGTTGCCATAGTCATTGGCGGCGGCAATATCTTTCGTGGAGTAGCTGCGAGTGCCCAAGGTATGGATCGTGCCGCTGCCGACTACATGGGTATGCTAGCTACGGTTATTAACGCACTGGCGCTGCAAGATGCGATGGAGAGCAAAGGTGTACCCACACGCGTGCAAACTGCTATTGATATGAGTGAATTAGCCGAACCTTATATTAGACGCCGTGCTATTCGCCATCTTGAAAAAGGTCGCGCTGTTATCTTAGCTGCCGGTACTGGCAACCCCTATTTCACCACTGATACAGCGGCCGCCCTGCGCGCCATGGAGTTACACGCAGATGTTTTATTAAAAGCTACCAAAGTTGATGGAATATATGACGCTGATCCAATGGTTCACCCTGAGGCCAAACGTTTTGATTGCTTAACTTATAGTGAAGTACTTAGTCGCGAGTTACAGGTAATGGACGGTACAGCTTTTACCCTTTGTCGTGATAATAACTTACCAATTTTAGTTTTTAAACTCGCTGAGCATGGCAATATTCGTCGTGCTGTTCTTGGTGAAGTTGTCGGATCGCTGGTTGGCGAGCTTAATAAGCAGCCGTCAACTTAA
- the frr gene encoding ribosome recycling factor → MVDDVFADLKGQNQETLNALKNQLGKLRTGRANVAILDDVRVDYYGVPTPLNQCASVHVADARLIVVKPYEKKIIGDIEKAIMTADVGITPQSDGEVIRLPIPGLTEERRRELVKQAKHRGEEAKIALRNHRRDANELLKELEKEKEISQDDLKRNLENVQEILDQDVTKVDQIITTKEKEILEI, encoded by the coding sequence ATGGTTGATGATGTGTTTGCCGATCTCAAAGGGCAAAACCAAGAGACGTTAAATGCGTTAAAGAACCAGCTCGGCAAGTTACGCACTGGTCGTGCTAATGTTGCCATTCTCGATGATGTACGTGTTGATTACTATGGAGTACCCACACCACTTAATCAATGTGCTAGTGTACATGTTGCTGACGCACGTTTGATTGTAGTTAAGCCTTACGAAAAAAAAATTATCGGTGATATCGAAAAGGCGATTATGACTGCTGATGTTGGCATCACCCCACAAAGTGATGGTGAAGTTATTCGCCTTCCAATCCCCGGTTTAACCGAAGAACGTCGGCGTGAGTTAGTAAAACAAGCCAAACATCGCGGCGAAGAAGCTAAAATCGCCTTACGTAATCATCGCCGTGATGCTAACGAATTATTAAAAGAACTCGAAAAAGAAAAAGAAATTTCACAAGACGACCTCAAACGTAATCTTGAAAATGTGCAAGAAATCCTTGATCAAGACGTAACTAAGGTTGATCAAATAATAACCACAAAAGAAAAAGAAATTCTTGAAATCTAA
- a CDS encoding isoprenyl transferase produces MSILPAGTNKPRHIAIIMDGNGRWAVEKGLNRLEGHIRGAQVVREISTFARELNIPYLTLYSFSVQNWNRPAAEVTGLMQLLHDYCMQEGETLMRHNIRLNTIGGLDRLPEATRIAISNLIDQTAGNRAMTLTLALDYGGREEIIAAMRRLAVDVKTKRLSPEAIDESAINSRLDTALLPDPDLVIRTSGEQRVSNFLLWQIAYAEFHFTKTRWPDFTKDDLLKAIDDYSHRERRFGGLESTSATAATLHDSDDAFVLGDLPLTDDDDLDKGPRPC; encoded by the coding sequence ATGAGCATTCTACCTGCTGGCACTAATAAACCTCGTCATATCGCTATCATTATGGATGGTAATGGCCGATGGGCAGTTGAAAAGGGGCTGAACCGTCTTGAAGGCCATATACGCGGCGCTCAAGTAGTACGCGAAATTAGCACTTTCGCTCGCGAACTAAATATTCCCTATCTCACGCTTTATTCGTTTTCGGTACAAAACTGGAATCGCCCGGCTGCAGAGGTCACCGGCCTGATGCAGCTATTACATGATTATTGTATGCAAGAAGGCGAAACACTGATGCGGCATAATATTCGCCTCAATACCATTGGTGGGCTTGATCGTTTGCCAGAAGCTACTCGTATTGCCATTAGCAATTTAATCGATCAAACTGCTGGTAATCGTGCCATGACCCTTACTTTAGCGCTTGATTATGGCGGTCGCGAAGAAATTATTGCCGCCATGCGCCGCTTGGCTGTCGATGTTAAAACAAAACGTTTAAGCCCAGAGGCTATCGATGAGTCTGCAATTAACTCTCGTCTTGACACAGCGTTATTGCCAGACCCCGATTTAGTTATTCGCACCTCTGGCGAGCAACGCGTTTCAAATTTTTTACTTTGGCAAATTGCTTACGCTGAGTTTCATTTTACCAAAACACGCTGGCCTGATTTTACTAAAGATGATTTGCTAAAAGCCATTGATGATTATAGTCATCGCGAACGCCGTTTTGGCGGCTTAGAATCAACTTCAGCTACCGCTGCAACCCTGCATGATTCTGATGATGCTTTTGTTTTAGGCGATTTGCCATTAACTGACGATGACGACCTCGATAAAGGGCCACGACCTTGCTAA
- a CDS encoding phosphatidate cytidylyltransferase, translating to MLKLRVIAALCFTPPFLFLVWYGGLPLRIGCAVVATIMLWEFYRLTLGKGLLVLKSAGFILAMAFAIIAMDLLPLKGIIFGAPLAFMLLFFVTLLRPDPINEIITSASLVLFGAFYAGGLLPYLVRLRDLPNGLALALMALFCTWGSDTAAYFSGRAFGKHKLYPKISPKKSVEGLIGGVAAAIAVAFLVAALPKILPSSWHSTLHLNSLFNTQLNNLYLILIGFIAAIVGLIGDFCESLLKRSVGAKDSSELIPGHGGILDRFDAVMFVAPALYLFAIAFGLQKGG from the coding sequence TTGCTAAAACTGCGTGTCATTGCTGCTCTTTGTTTCACCCCACCGTTTTTATTTTTGGTTTGGTATGGGGGCCTGCCACTACGTATTGGTTGTGCTGTCGTTGCAACTATAATGCTCTGGGAATTTTATCGTCTTACTTTGGGTAAAGGTTTATTAGTATTAAAAAGTGCGGGCTTTATCTTAGCAATGGCTTTTGCGATTATAGCCATGGATTTATTACCCTTAAAAGGCATAATATTCGGTGCTCCTTTAGCTTTCATGCTGCTGTTTTTTGTTACTCTTTTGCGCCCCGATCCGATCAATGAAATTATCACCAGTGCTAGCTTAGTATTATTTGGCGCCTTTTATGCGGGTGGCCTTCTGCCTTATCTTGTAAGATTACGCGATCTACCTAATGGTTTAGCCCTCGCGCTAATGGCGCTTTTTTGCACTTGGGGTTCTGATACGGCAGCTTATTTTTCAGGCCGTGCCTTTGGCAAACACAAACTGTATCCCAAAATTTCACCGAAAAAAAGTGTTGAAGGGCTCATTGGGGGAGTTGCTGCAGCTATTGCAGTTGCGTTTTTAGTAGCAGCACTACCAAAAATTTTACCCTCAAGTTGGCATAGCACCCTGCATCTAAATAGTTTATTTAATACGCAGCTTAACAATTTGTACTTAATATTAATTGGATTTATCGCTGCCATTGTTGGACTAATTGGTGATTTTTGCGAATCATTGCTAAAACGTAGTGTTGGTGCCAAAGATTCAAGTGAATTAATTCCGGGTCACGGTGGTATACTTGACCGTTTTGATGCGGTTATGTTTGTTGCACCGGCTCTTTATTTGTTTGCTATAGCTTTTGGTTTGCAAAAGGGGGGTTAA
- the rseP gene encoding RIP metalloprotease RseP: MYVLQNLHWVILLIGALVFFHELGHFIVAKILKVKVLKFSLGFGPRILGFKRGETEYVISLLPLGGFVKMLGETPGAEVAPEEVTRSFAAKPWWQRALIVVAGPTFNFILAFVVYCFMFTGTQTFGSTKLGIVMQGDPAFVAGLRPGDTITAINDEVVERFEQLRELIGNQPDKKLKITFIRNGISSQVELTTQAHQEKNIFGETETTGRIGISPQYVKPLLGVVDNKSPAAIAGLKTGDLVTKVAGKAIETFYELQQAILATASEQSIELTIKRSDKELQLSLMPQPTPEALTAYKAGTADTSWGYTGIVSQDVIVTRVDEETPAAKLGLKPGDRLLELRADKEDEQSTVRQIGVWNVDLAAFQGSDARQKFLLTYQRDRQVITAPLTLAEHTDQDELKNKRTQYIFGAYNANDLLGFYTIDRFIMPHTAILEALKQVVQDTTLIGKGITKMISGSLSIDTLGGPIMLFVIAEKSAKQGIDAFMRVLAVISVNLGVLNLLPIPVLDGGHLLFFGIEAVRRRPVPLHTRELANMIGLIILVLLMVVVLKNDFLRYVLG; encoded by the coding sequence ATGTACGTATTGCAAAATCTTCATTGGGTCATTCTTTTAATTGGCGCACTGGTGTTCTTTCATGAGCTTGGCCATTTTATTGTTGCCAAAATCTTAAAAGTAAAAGTGCTTAAATTTTCGTTGGGTTTTGGCCCGCGAATTTTAGGTTTTAAGCGTGGCGAAACTGAATATGTTATTAGTTTATTACCATTAGGTGGCTTTGTAAAAATGTTAGGCGAAACCCCAGGAGCTGAAGTCGCCCCTGAAGAGGTTACACGCTCATTTGCCGCAAAACCCTGGTGGCAAAGGGCTTTAATCGTTGTTGCCGGCCCTACTTTTAATTTTATTTTAGCATTCGTGGTTTACTGTTTTATGTTCACCGGCACGCAAACCTTTGGTTCAACCAAGCTTGGTATTGTTATGCAAGGTGATCCCGCCTTTGTTGCAGGTTTGCGTCCTGGTGATACTATCACTGCTATCAATGATGAGGTAGTTGAAAGGTTTGAACAACTGCGCGAATTAATAGGAAATCAACCAGATAAAAAATTAAAAATTACTTTTATTCGCAACGGCATTTCTTCACAAGTTGAGCTTACTACCCAAGCTCACCAAGAAAAAAATATATTTGGTGAAACTGAGACAACTGGTCGCATTGGTATTTCACCGCAATATGTAAAACCCTTGCTTGGTGTAGTTGATAATAAAAGTCCTGCGGCTATTGCTGGATTGAAAACCGGTGATCTGGTTACTAAAGTAGCGGGCAAAGCAATTGAAACCTTTTATGAACTTCAACAAGCCATTTTAGCTACGGCATCAGAACAATCTATAGAATTAACGATTAAACGTAGCGATAAAGAATTACAACTAAGCCTAATGCCACAACCTACTCCTGAAGCATTGACCGCATATAAAGCAGGTACTGCTGATACTTCATGGGGATATACTGGTATAGTTTCACAAGATGTAATAGTCACACGCGTTGATGAAGAAACACCCGCGGCGAAATTGGGCCTTAAACCTGGTGATCGTTTGCTTGAACTTAGAGCTGATAAAGAAGATGAACAAAGTACGGTTCGCCAAATTGGGGTTTGGAATGTTGATTTAGCAGCGTTTCAAGGTAGCGATGCTCGTCAAAAATTCTTGCTAACTTATCAACGTGATCGTCAAGTAATCACTGCGCCCTTAACTTTGGCTGAACATACTGATCAAGACGAGTTAAAAAATAAACGTACACAATATATTTTTGGTGCCTATAACGCCAATGATTTGCTAGGCTTTTATACTATTGATCGCTTCATCATGCCGCACACCGCAATACTTGAAGCCTTAAAACAAGTCGTTCAAGACACTACACTGATTGGCAAAGGTATTACCAAAATGATTAGCGGCAGTCTTTCTATCGATACTCTGGGTGGTCCCATTATGCTTTTTGTTATTGCTGAAAAAAGTGCCAAACAAGGCATCGATGCTTTTATGAGAGTGTTAGCGGTTATTAGTGTGAATTTAGGCGTGCTGAATTTATTACCGATACCAGTGCTTGACGGTGGTCACTTGCTTTTCTTTGGTATTGAAGCTGTACGACGTCGCCCAGTGCCCTTGCATACGCGTGAACTTGCCAACATGATTGGTTTAATTATTTTAGTGTTACTCATGGTGGTAGTACTTAAAAATGATTTTCTCAGGTATGTGTTAGGGTAA